In one Thunnus maccoyii chromosome 12, fThuMac1.1, whole genome shotgun sequence genomic region, the following are encoded:
- the elovl1a gene encoding elongation of very long chain fatty acids protein 1a: MLREVVSNVLEFYNFLVSRTDARVKDYPLMQSPLQMTAILLGYVFFSVYAGPRLMANRKPFRLNSAMIIYNLSMVLLNAYIVYEFMMSGWATTYTWRCDLIDLSSSPQALRMVRVAWLFYFSKYIELLDTVFFVLRKKQNQITFLHVFHHSFMPWSWWWGVTLTPAGGMGSFHAMVNSTVHVIMYSYYGLSAAGPRFQKYLWWKKYMTAIQLTQFVLVSIHISQYYFMEKCDYQVPIWIHLIWMYGCFFFVLFSNFWVQAYIKGRRLPAAVDKPKQNGSSSEPITVVANGKHLENGNTHHHTNGKILLGKVKEI; the protein is encoded by the exons ATGCTGCGAGAAGTTGTGTCAAACGTTTTAGAATTCTACAATTTTCTAGTATCAAGAACTG atGCCAGAGTCAAAGACTACCCACTGATGCAGAGTCCACTACAGATGACCGCCATCCTGTTGGGCTATGTCTTCTTCTCAGTGTATGCTGGACCTCGCCTGATGGCTAACCGCAAGCCCTTCCGTCTAAACTCAGCCATGATCATCTACAACCTGAGCATGGTTTTATTGAACGCCTACATAGTGTATGAG TTCATGATGTCTGGATGGGCTACTACCTATACATGGAGATGTGACCTTATTGACCTCTCGAGCAGCCCGCAGGCGCTTAGG ATGGTTCGAGTGGcttggttgttttatttttcaaaatacatCGAACTCCTCGACACA GTATTCTTTGTgctgagaaagaaacaaaaccagATCACATTTCTCCATGTATTCCATCACTCCTTCATGCCCTGGTCGTGGTGGTGGGGTGTCACCCTGACTCCTG ctGGAGGAATGGGCTCCTTCCATGCCATGGTGAATTCAACAGTCCACGTTATCATGTACTCTTACTACGGACTCTCTGCTGCAGGACCTCGCTTCCAGAAATACCTCTGGTGGAAGAAGTACATGACCGCCATCCAACTT ACGCAGTTTGTTCTAGTCTCTATTCACATCAGCCAGTACTACTTCATGGAAAAGTGTGACTACCAGGTTCCCATATGGATCCACCTCATCTGGATGTATGGTTGCTTCTTCTTCgtcctcttttccaacttttgGGTGCAGGCTTACATAAAGGGCAGACGGCTCCCTGCTGCAGTAGACAAGCCAAAACAGAATGGTTCAAGCAGCGAACCTATAACTGTGGTGGCCAACGGCAAACACCTGGAGAATGGAAACACGCACCACCACACTAATGGAAAAATCCTCCTGGGAAAAGTCAAGGAAATCTAA